A window of the Polaribacter batillariae genome harbors these coding sequences:
- a CDS encoding DUF5929 domain-containing protein, giving the protein MVLDDVQISYNSNSFIVTEYIYLGLEKQEKYYPLEKTIIHFKNNGKHDIVKEFLFEPPKFDAEIIYHMYYNCNAIVKKIEENKPLSKTEYLDVLRLPTNYLICYLHGFLDVAEHLKKAKHYIKNLEDKTTYINYKEAMRVIRKVQYN; this is encoded by the coding sequence TTGGTATTAGACGATGTTCAAATTAGTTATAACAGCAACTCTTTTATTGTTACAGAATACATTTATTTAGGCTTAGAAAAGCAAGAAAAATACTATCCTTTAGAGAAAACAATCATCCATTTTAAGAACAATGGCAAACACGATATAGTTAAAGAATTTCTTTTTGAGCCCCCAAAATTCGATGCAGAAATTATCTACCATATGTATTATAATTGCAATGCCATTGTTAAAAAAATAGAAGAAAACAAACCCCTTTCTAAAACTGAATATTTAGATGTTTTAAGACTGCCAACCAATTATTTAATTTGTTATTTACACGGTTTTTTAGACGTTGCAGAGCATTTGAAAAAAGCAAAGCACTACATTAAAAATTTAGAAGATAAAACAACTTATATTAATTATAAAGAAGCCATGCGTGTGATAAGGAAGGTGCAGTATAATTGA
- a CDS encoding outer membrane beta-barrel protein: MKKNILIFAILLTCNFLLAQKKGRFLIGGDFNYSSQKFEGSDNSGNIIDDNLGYSFSLNTKVGYLFNQSNIEIGISLGYSKSDRNESSNFNPNQSWDNEFKGYSFSPYIKKYFPVNSNFSFTLDAFFSIFYGESFYSQRQVQSDLINKSFGIRPGIFYFLTKNIALNSNIGFIGYRENKYKNQEGEAYDKNKFFDANFGFTNLFIGVTYFF; this comes from the coding sequence ATGAAAAAAAATATTTTAATATTTGCTATTTTACTGACTTGTAATTTTTTATTAGCTCAAAAAAAAGGACGTTTTTTAATTGGGGGAGATTTCAATTATTCATCTCAAAAATTTGAAGGATCTGACAATTCTGGAAATATAATTGATGATAATTTAGGATACTCTTTTAGTCTAAATACAAAAGTGGGTTACCTATTTAATCAATCAAATATAGAAATTGGTATTAGTTTGGGTTACTCTAAATCAGATAGAAATGAAAGTAGTAATTTTAATCCAAATCAATCTTGGGATAATGAATTTAAAGGTTATTCTTTTTCACCCTATATTAAAAAATATTTTCCTGTAAATAGTAATTTTTCTTTCACTTTAGATGCTTTCTTTAGCATTTTTTATGGTGAGTCATTTTATAGCCAAAGACAAGTGCAATCTGACTTAATAAATAAATCTTTTGGAATAAGACCTGGTATATTTTATTTTTTAACTAAAAACATCGCCTTAAACTCTAATATTGGTTTTATAGGATATAGAGAAAATAAATATAAAAATCAAGAAGGAGAAGCATATGATAAAAATAAATTTTTTGATGCAAATTTCGGTTTCACAAATTTATTTATAGGAGTTACCTACTTTTTTTGA
- a CDS encoding IS630 family transposase, translating to MKKTRKPKWFLKNLEKTFKLFRTKLNKNNFESVNLFFQDESRFGLITKQKRVITAKGVKPIAKYKHSYQSKWLWGSFSPITGESFCMLTDTVCKDFFIEYLTDLSACNPLELKIVIIDNAAFHSTKDVKLPDNIILLPIPAYCPELNPAEKVWQYLKSKIAMKIYDTLDILESKIEHLVYQMDNKTIKSITGYEFYLKSFYNVFNV from the coding sequence ATAAAAAAGACCCGAAAGCCGAAATGGTTTTTAAAAAACCTAGAAAAAACTTTTAAATTATTTAGAACAAAACTAAATAAAAATAACTTTGAATCGGTCAATTTATTTTTTCAAGATGAATCTCGTTTTGGATTAATCACCAAACAAAAAAGAGTCATTACAGCTAAAGGCGTTAAACCTATAGCAAAGTACAAACATAGTTATCAGAGTAAATGGCTATGGGGAAGTTTTTCACCCATTACCGGTGAGAGTTTCTGCATGCTAACAGATACTGTGTGTAAAGACTTTTTTATTGAGTATTTAACAGACTTAAGTGCCTGTAATCCTTTGGAACTAAAAATTGTAATTATTGACAATGCAGCTTTCCACTCTACTAAAGATGTAAAATTGCCTGATAATATTATTTTATTACCTATCCCTGCATATTGCCCTGAACTAAATCCAGCTGAAAAAGTTTGGCAATACCTTAAAAGTAAAATTGCAATGAAAATTTATGACACTTTAGATATACTAGAATCCAAAATAGAGCACCTAGTTTATCAAATGGATAATAAGACCATTAAGTCTATAACCGGATATGAATTTTATCTAAAATCTTTTTATAACGTTTTTAATGTTTAA
- a CDS encoding pyridoxamine 5'-phosphate oxidase family protein gives MSKFYTKITSRLQKFIEAQKIFFVATALTSGRINVSPKGMDSFRIIEENRVLWLNVTGSGNETAAHLLENKRITIMFCSFEKVPNILRLYGKGKEIKEGDASWNELISLFPEIPGTRQIFDIKVESAQTSCGMSIPYFEYKGERNDLNNWAKEQGEKGIKNYWKNRNQESIDGLPTNILD, from the coding sequence ATGTCTAAATTCTACACTAAAATTACCTCTCGACTTCAAAAATTTATAGAAGCTCAAAAAATATTTTTTGTAGCAACTGCGCTAACTTCAGGCAGAATTAATGTATCGCCAAAAGGAATGGATTCTTTTAGAATTATCGAAGAAAATCGCGTTTTATGGTTAAATGTTACTGGAAGTGGCAACGAAACTGCTGCACATTTACTAGAAAACAAACGCATTACTATAATGTTTTGTTCGTTCGAAAAAGTGCCAAATATTTTACGTTTGTACGGAAAAGGAAAAGAAATAAAAGAAGGCGATGCTTCTTGGAACGAGCTTATTTCCTTGTTTCCAGAAATTCCTGGAACACGTCAAATTTTTGATATTAAAGTGGAATCTGCCCAAACATCTTGCGGAATGTCTATTCCTTATTTTGAATATAAAGGAGAAAGAAACGATTTAAACAATTGGGCAAAAGAACAAGGCGAAAAAGGCATTAAAAACTATTGGAAAAACAGAAATCAAGAAAGTATAGACGGTTTGCCAACAAATATTTTAGATTAA
- the pheS gene encoding phenylalanine--tRNA ligase subunit alpha, whose protein sequence is MLDKVKELIGDVKAFNATTKEDVEAFRIKYLGSKGLLKDLFAEFKNVDVTLRKDFGQALNNLKKSAEDKVAALTDALDQSSNKQSFYGDLTRPAEPIELGSRHPISLVKNQIIEVFNRIGFTVSEGPEIEDDWHNFTALNLPEYHPARDMQDTFFIEQNPDILLRTHTSSVQVRYMENNEPPIRTISPGRVFRNEDISARAHCIFHQVEGLYIDTDVSFADLKQTLLYFTKEMFGKSKIRLRPSYFPFTEPSAEVDIYWGLETETDYRITKGTGWLEIMGCGMVDPNVLKNANIDPTKYSGYAFGMGIERIAMLLYQIPDIRMFYENDKRFLEQFKSVI, encoded by the coding sequence ATGTTAGACAAAGTAAAAGAATTAATTGGCGATGTAAAGGCGTTTAATGCCACCACTAAAGAAGATGTTGAGGCATTTAGAATTAAATATTTAGGAAGCAAAGGTTTGTTAAAAGATTTGTTTGCCGAGTTTAAAAATGTAGATGTAACCTTGCGAAAAGATTTTGGGCAAGCATTAAATAATTTAAAAAAATCTGCAGAAGATAAAGTAGCAGCATTAACAGATGCTTTAGACCAATCTTCCAATAAACAATCTTTTTATGGCGATTTAACACGTCCTGCAGAGCCTATTGAGCTAGGTTCTCGTCATCCAATATCTTTGGTAAAAAACCAAATTATAGAGGTTTTTAACAGAATTGGTTTTACGGTTTCTGAAGGACCAGAAATAGAAGACGATTGGCACAATTTTACGGCATTAAACTTGCCAGAATATCATCCTGCAAGAGACATGCAAGACACGTTTTTTATTGAGCAAAATCCAGATATTTTATTAAGAACACATACCTCTTCTGTACAAGTTCGTTATATGGAAAATAACGAGCCACCAATTCGTACCATTTCTCCTGGGCGCGTTTTTAGAAACGAAGATATTTCTGCACGCGCGCACTGTATTTTTCATCAAGTAGAAGGTTTGTATATAGATACAGATGTTTCTTTTGCCGATTTAAAACAAACCCTTTTATACTTTACAAAAGAGATGTTTGGCAAGTCGAAAATTCGTTTGCGTCCTTCTTATTTTCCATTTACAGAGCCAAGTGCAGAAGTAGATATTTATTGGGGTTTAGAAACAGAAACCGATTACAGAATTACAAAAGGTACAGGTTGGTTAGAAATTATGGGTTGTGGAATGGTAGATCCTAATGTGTTGAAAAACGCCAATATAGATCCTACAAAATACTCTGGTTACGCCTTTGGAATGGGAATTGAGCGCATTGCAATGTTGCTGTATCAAATACCAGATATTAGAATGTTTTACGAAAACGACAAACGTTTTTTAGAGCAGTTTAAGAGTGTAATCTAA
- a CDS encoding LytR/AlgR family response regulator transcription factor yields MNINCLIIDDEPASQEIIQLFIRKIGFLSLTKTCNNAVEALNELKSNPTINLIFLDINMPKISGLSFYKSLQNPPLVIFTTAYPQYAVDGFNVNAVDYLLKPFSFDRFLQAVNKVTDKLEIPKKVTNSKETILIKADKKLHKIKISSIFYIEAFGDYVKIHLENKFLLTNNTFKKILSLLPEDTFFQVHKSFAISLKKVNTVEGNQIFIDTKKIPIGSKYKSNFLKKFKNE; encoded by the coding sequence ATGAATATTAATTGTTTAATTATAGATGACGAACCTGCATCTCAAGAAATTATACAACTTTTTATAAGAAAAATTGGTTTTTTATCACTTACAAAAACGTGTAACAATGCTGTTGAAGCTTTAAATGAACTTAAATCTAACCCAACCATTAATTTAATTTTTTTAGATATTAATATGCCTAAAATATCTGGATTATCATTTTATAAATCTTTACAAAACCCTCCTTTAGTAATCTTTACAACTGCGTATCCACAATATGCTGTAGATGGTTTTAATGTAAATGCTGTAGATTACCTTTTAAAACCTTTTTCTTTTGATCGTTTTTTACAAGCTGTAAATAAAGTTACAGATAAATTAGAAATACCTAAAAAAGTAACAAACTCAAAAGAAACCATTTTAATTAAGGCCGATAAAAAGTTGCATAAAATAAAAATTTCTTCCATTTTTTATATAGAAGCATTTGGAGATTATGTGAAAATTCATCTAGAAAATAAATTTCTTTTAACAAATAATACCTTTAAAAAAATACTAAGCCTATTACCTGAAGATACTTTCTTTCAGGTTCATAAATCATTTGCAATCAGTTTAAAAAAAGTAAATACTGTTGAAGGAAACCAAATTTTTATTGACACTAAAAAAATACCAATTGGTTCAAAATATAAATCAAATTTTTTAAAGAAATTTAAAAACGAATAG
- a CDS encoding helix-turn-helix domain-containing protein, with the protein MPKKITLSIKEESVELRKLYESTTTELRRDRLKMLYYIKSGKYIYRNAIAKKLGRRPTTIGNWIKDYETGGLSNLLEIHSGGNNTVHISDRAKAYISKTLSNSDTTITSYIELQARIAEDLSEIINYGALYAHCRRKHKSKLKVSRKSHYKKDPKAEMVFKKPRKNF; encoded by the coding sequence ATGCCAAAGAAAATTACCTTATCCATTAAAGAAGAATCTGTTGAATTGCGAAAACTATATGAGTCTACCACTACAGAATTACGAAGAGATCGTTTAAAAATGTTATACTACATAAAGTCCGGGAAATACATCTATCGTAATGCGATCGCAAAGAAGCTTGGCAGACGTCCAACCACCATAGGCAATTGGATTAAAGACTATGAAACAGGAGGCCTTTCAAATTTATTAGAAATACATAGCGGAGGTAATAATACCGTTCATATTTCAGATAGAGCAAAAGCCTATATCTCCAAGACATTATCTAATAGCGATACCACCATAACTTCCTATATAGAGTTACAAGCTCGTATAGCCGAAGATTTATCAGAGATAATAAATTATGGTGCACTTTATGCACATTGTAGGCGAAAACATAAGTCTAAGCTAAAAGTATCAAGAAAGTCACACTATAAAAAAGACCCGAAAGCCGAAATGGTTTTTAAAAAACCTAGAAAAAACTTTTAA
- a CDS encoding DUF5929 domain-containing protein translates to MYAFFVLCWAGESKIINGKEFFSRVDIELINEQVKLFFSALDDVQISYNSNSFIVTEYIYLGLEKQEKYYPLEKTIIHFKNNGKHDIVKEFLFEPPKFDAEIIYHMYYNCNAIVKKIEENKPLSKTEYLDVLRLPTNYLICYLHGFLDVAEHLKKAKHYIKNLEDKTTYINYKEAMRVIRKVQYN, encoded by the coding sequence TTGTATGCCTTCTTTGTGTTGTGTTGGGCTGGAGAAAGTAAAATTATAAATGGTAAAGAATTTTTCTCTAGAGTAGATATAGAGTTGATAAACGAACAAGTAAAACTCTTTTTCTCTGCTTTAGACGATGTTCAAATTAGTTATAACAGCAACTCTTTTATTGTTACAGAATACATTTATTTAGGCTTAGAAAAGCAAGAAAAATACTATCCTTTAGAGAAAACAATTATCCATTTTAAGAACAATGGCAAACATGATATAGTTAAAGAATTTCTTTTTGAGCCCCCAAAATTCGATGCAGAAATTATCTACCATATGTATTATAATTGCAATGCCATTGTTAAAAAAATAGAAGAAAACAAACCCCTTTCTAAAACTGAATATTTAGATGTTTTAAGACTGCCAACCAATTATTTAATTTGTTATTTACACGGTTTTTTAGACGTTGCAGAGCATTTGAAAAAAGCAAAGCACTACATTAAAAATTTAGAAGATAAAACAACTTATATTAATTATAAAGAAGCCATGCGTGTGATAAGGAAGGTGCAGTATAATTGA
- a CDS encoding Na+/H+ antiporter NhaC family protein — MEYGFLSVIPPIVAIILALRTKQVYIALLFGIWFSWLIIEGWNPLKGTLAMIEGMVNVFQDKGSTRTIIFSALVGALLIFIQFSRGVEGFINIINKKLVKYENKKSGYSRVMVQILATFTGLLLFVETSISSLTVGTLYRPIFDKLGIPREKLAYIADSSSAPSSILIPFNAWGAFIMGLLITQGIEKPFPVMMSSILYNFYPLLAIAIVFVVILTKKDFGPMKKAEKRTKETGLLMNEGSKPMVSDEVTSFPPKEGIPARAYNMIVPLLTMVLMMPINLIYTGWNEVKEFSSTFDHIKQAIGAGSGSSSVLYAVITALLVAITMYMIQGFLKPKEAVNLTLKGISELMPLALLMLLAFAIGNACGELETGKYVATATEKWLSPQLLPAVVFVISSFIAFSTGTSWGTFAIMLAISIPMANIHGADVTMVVAATLGGGIFGDHCSPISDTSIISSMASASDHIDHVKTQLPYALVGGVITTILYLIIGFFG, encoded by the coding sequence ATGGAATACGGCTTTCTTTCAGTAATACCACCCATTGTTGCCATTATTTTAGCATTAAGAACCAAACAAGTATATATCGCTTTGTTGTTCGGAATTTGGTTTTCTTGGTTGATAATTGAAGGCTGGAACCCATTAAAAGGAACCTTAGCCATGATTGAAGGAATGGTAAACGTTTTCCAAGATAAAGGAAGCACAAGAACCATTATATTTAGTGCTTTGGTGGGTGCATTGCTAATTTTTATTCAATTTTCGAGAGGAGTAGAAGGGTTTATCAATATTATTAATAAAAAATTGGTAAAATACGAAAACAAAAAATCGGGTTACAGCAGAGTAATGGTACAAATTTTGGCAACATTTACAGGATTGTTGTTGTTTGTAGAAACTAGTATTAGCTCTTTAACAGTAGGAACTTTGTACAGACCAATTTTCGATAAATTAGGAATTCCGCGTGAAAAACTGGCTTACATTGCAGACTCAAGTTCTGCACCTTCATCCATATTAATTCCCTTTAATGCTTGGGGCGCATTTATTATGGGTTTATTAATTACACAAGGAATAGAAAAACCATTTCCGGTAATGATGTCGTCTATCTTGTATAACTTTTATCCTTTATTGGCAATTGCAATTGTATTTGTGGTAATCTTAACAAAGAAAGATTTTGGTCCAATGAAAAAAGCCGAAAAAAGAACCAAAGAAACAGGTTTATTAATGAATGAAGGCTCCAAACCAATGGTTTCAGATGAGGTAACTTCATTTCCGCCAAAAGAAGGGATTCCAGCAAGAGCCTATAATATGATTGTGCCTTTGTTAACCATGGTTTTAATGATGCCTATCAATTTAATTTACACAGGTTGGAATGAAGTTAAAGAATTCTCATCAACTTTTGATCATATAAAACAAGCCATTGGCGCAGGTTCTGGCTCATCATCTGTTTTATACGCCGTAATTACAGCACTTTTAGTGGCAATTACAATGTATATGATTCAAGGTTTTTTAAAGCCAAAAGAAGCTGTAAATTTAACATTAAAAGGAATAAGCGAATTAATGCCTTTGGCGTTATTAATGTTATTGGCATTCGCCATTGGAAACGCTTGTGGAGAATTAGAAACTGGAAAATACGTTGCTACAGCTACAGAAAAATGGTTATCGCCCCAATTATTACCAGCAGTTGTGTTTGTAATTAGTTCGTTTATTGCATTTTCTACAGGAACTTCTTGGGGAACGTTTGCCATTATGCTGGCAATTTCTATTCCAATGGCAAATATTCATGGAGCTGATGTTACCATGGTAGTTGCAGCCACTTTAGGAGGCGGAATTTTTGGAGACCATTGTTCGCCAATTTCAGATACTTCTATTATTTCTTCCATGGCATCTGCCAGCGATCATATAGATCATGTAAAAACACAATTGCCTTATGCATTGGTTGGTGGTGTAATTACTACGATTTTGTATTTAATTATTGGGTTTTTTGGGTAA
- a CDS encoding TerB family tellurite resistance protein, whose translation MSISDLYFNGEHKKEIGHFANIVKIAKADGKISEEEKALLIKTGKRLNISLEEFTAIINNPEKFPINPPISYDERIERLYRLTKMVLVDGEAALKEVKLLRKIAVGLHFSIDNAEKVCDEAIHLVMNDNNLEDFTSAIKKINLV comes from the coding sequence ATGTCGATATCAGATTTATATTTTAACGGAGAGCATAAAAAAGAAATTGGGCATTTTGCAAACATTGTAAAAATTGCAAAAGCAGACGGAAAAATTAGCGAAGAAGAAAAAGCGTTGTTAATTAAAACGGGTAAAAGATTAAATATTAGTTTAGAAGAATTTACAGCCATTATAAACAATCCCGAAAAATTTCCTATAAATCCGCCAATTAGCTACGATGAAAGAATAGAACGTTTGTATCGTTTAACAAAAATGGTTTTGGTAGATGGAGAAGCCGCTTTAAAGGAAGTAAAATTATTAAGAAAAATTGCAGTTGGTTTGCATTTTTCTATAGATAATGCAGAAAAAGTTTGCGACGAAGCGATACATTTAGTGATGAATGATAATAATTTAGAAGATTTTACTTCGGCGATTAAAAAGATAAATCTTGTGTAA
- a CDS encoding sensor histidine kinase produces MLQINPFFLLKKSHNKVVFNTLLWGFSFVLLLFVFSEDFSPTKIDYVYTISFFITLIIPVIINLYFLIPFFLKKEKYLIFSLLFLTNLALFTQLNIWFFNSLIEGFFSDYYFISYHSNIKIVFIFAVFLIITTLIKLSKDWIYLNKVENRTLKLEKQEIENQLSSLKAQINPHFLFNSLNVLYSLSLKNKKETTEAILQLSDILRYVLYDVSTKKITLKEEVILLEKYIDFQKSRHQKPNINFDVKVDNYNFKIYPMLLLPLIENSFKHGIKGEIEAAFIDIKIKQTKNSFSFFIENNLPKEKPVEYNNVGGLGLKNIQQNLALIYPKKHSFSTSITNNKFQVSLKINANEY; encoded by the coding sequence ATGTTACAGATTAACCCTTTTTTTCTTTTAAAAAAAAGCCATAATAAAGTTGTATTTAATACTTTATTATGGGGGTTTTCTTTTGTGCTTTTATTATTTGTGTTTTCAGAGGATTTTTCACCGACTAAAATAGATTATGTATATACCATCTCTTTTTTTATTACTTTAATAATTCCAGTAATTATAAATTTATATTTTCTAATTCCTTTTTTCTTAAAAAAAGAAAAGTATTTAATTTTTAGCCTTCTTTTTCTTACAAATTTAGCCCTATTTACACAATTAAATATTTGGTTTTTTAATTCTTTAATCGAAGGATTTTTCTCAGACTATTACTTTATATCTTATCATTCTAATATAAAAATAGTATTCATTTTTGCTGTTTTTTTAATTATTACTACACTTATAAAACTTTCTAAAGACTGGATCTACTTAAATAAAGTAGAAAACAGAACTTTAAAATTAGAAAAGCAAGAAATAGAAAACCAATTATCTTCTTTAAAAGCACAAATAAATCCGCACTTTTTATTTAATTCTTTAAATGTATTATATTCTTTATCACTAAAAAATAAAAAAGAAACCACAGAAGCAATTTTGCAGCTTTCAGATATTTTAAGATATGTTTTGTACGATGTAAGTACTAAAAAAATTACTTTAAAAGAAGAAGTTATTTTACTAGAAAAATACATCGATTTTCAAAAATCAAGACACCAAAAACCAAACATAAATTTTGATGTAAAAGTTGATAATTATAATTTTAAAATATACCCAATGTTATTGCTACCATTAATAGAAAATAGCTTTAAACATGGCATTAAAGGCGAAATTGAGGCCGCTTTTATCGATATAAAAATAAAGCAAACTAAAAATAGCTTTTCTTTTTTTATAGAAAATAATCTTCCTAAAGAAAAACCAGTAGAGTATAATAACGTTGGCGGTTTAGGCTTAAAAAACATTCAACAAAACTTAGCCCTTATTTATCCTAAAAAACATTCGTTCTCTACAAGTATTACAAACAATAAATTTCAAGTTTCTCTTAAAATAAATGCAAATGAATATTAA
- a CDS encoding RNA polymerase sigma factor — MKTKDFENKILSLSDQVYRMVYRMLQNHESSEDAVQEIMIKLWDKRKKIRNHPNIPGFVFLTARNYCFDLLKKKKPNFNSSEYQLKRVESDTNLHQIEWRELTENVKKILKELPPKQAEVMLLRDLDGFEFKEIAIITNQKIAHVRVLLSRARKQVGVQLTKIYNYEYPKI, encoded by the coding sequence ATGAAAACAAAAGATTTCGAAAATAAAATACTTTCACTCTCAGATCAAGTTTATAGAATGGTTTATCGAATGCTTCAAAATCACGAAAGCTCCGAAGATGCTGTTCAAGAAATAATGATAAAACTTTGGGATAAACGTAAAAAAATTCGAAATCACCCTAATATTCCTGGTTTTGTGTTTTTAACAGCACGCAATTATTGTTTCGATCTTTTAAAGAAAAAAAAGCCGAATTTTAATTCCTCTGAGTATCAATTGAAAAGAGTAGAATCGGATACGAATTTGCATCAAATTGAATGGAGAGAACTTACCGAAAATGTTAAAAAAATTTTAAAAGAATTACCCCCAAAACAAGCGGAAGTAATGTTGTTGAGAGATCTTGATGGTTTCGAATTTAAAGAAATAGCCATTATTACAAATCAAAAAATAGCACATGTTAGGGTTTTATTATCGAGAGCCAGAAAACAAGTTGGTGTACAATTAACTAAAATATATAATTATGAATATCCAAAAATCTGA
- a CDS encoding Fic family protein produces MKPPYEITSSILKLIISISEKIGEVNANLLNKPSPKLRKQNRIKTIYSSLKIEGNTLTEEQITALLENKRVIGPKKDVLEVLNAIKIYENLEKYNPSNEKSFLKAHKILMEDLIKNSGKYRNRSVGIVKGSKVEHLAPPFENVPYLMKDLFEYMKKSDEIELIKSCVFHYEMEFIHPFLDGNGRMGRLWQTLILMEKYPIFEFLPFETLISNDQEKYYKALSECDKSGKSTKFIEYMLNVIDISISQLLDFNNRTLNEKDRLEYYVSLNKTKFTRKDYMNIFKGISSATASRDLKKGVEVGLFEKIGEKNKTIYKLK; encoded by the coding sequence ATGAAACCACCTTACGAAATAACATCTTCTATTTTAAAATTAATAATTTCTATTTCAGAGAAAATAGGAGAAGTAAATGCTAATTTATTAAACAAACCTTCGCCAAAACTGAGAAAACAGAATAGAATTAAAACTATTTATTCTTCTTTAAAAATAGAAGGAAACACACTTACAGAAGAACAAATAACAGCACTTCTTGAAAACAAAAGAGTTATTGGCCCTAAAAAAGATGTTCTTGAAGTTTTAAATGCTATAAAAATCTATGAAAATTTAGAAAAGTACAATCCTTCTAATGAAAAATCTTTTTTAAAAGCGCATAAAATCTTAATGGAAGACCTAATTAAAAATTCTGGAAAATATAGAAATCGAAGTGTCGGAATTGTAAAAGGCTCAAAAGTTGAGCATTTAGCACCACCTTTTGAGAATGTGCCATATTTAATGAAAGACCTTTTTGAATATATGAAAAAGTCTGATGAAATTGAATTAATTAAAAGTTGTGTTTTTCACTACGAAATGGAATTCATACATCCCTTTTTGGATGGAAATGGCAGAATGGGACGATTATGGCAAACTTTAATTCTAATGGAAAAATATCCAATCTTTGAGTTTCTCCCCTTTGAAACGTTAATTAGCAACGACCAAGAAAAATATTATAAAGCCTTGTCTGAATGTGATAAATCTGGAAAATCAACTAAGTTTATTGAATATATGCTCAACGTAATTGACATTTCAATAAGTCAGTTATTAGATTTTAATAATCGAACATTAAATGAAAAAGACAGATTAGAATATTATGTTTCATTAAATAAAACTAAATTTACAAGAAAAGATTATATGAATATTTTTAAAGGTATTTCTTCAGCGACAGCAAGTAGAGATTTAAAAAAAGGAGTAGAAGTAGGTTTATTTGAAAAAATAGGAGAAAAAAATAAAACAATTTATAAATTAAAATAA
- a CDS encoding GIY-YIG nuclease family protein, with protein sequence MLTNKHKTVLYTGVTNNLTLRLQQHQEKKNPKSFIVKYNVHYLLFYEHFGWIQEAIVREKEIKNLTRQKKINFRKNAKMEFLNHSFE encoded by the coding sequence ATTCTTACAAATAAACATAAAACGGTTTTATATACAGGCGTTACCAATAACCTTACGTTACGGTTACAACAGCATCAAGAAAAAAAGAATCCCAAAAGCTTTATTGTAAAATATAATGTACATTATTTATTGTTTTACGAACATTTTGGTTGGATACAAGAGGCTATTGTCAGAGAAAAAGAAATAAAAAACTTAACAAGGCAAAAGAAAATTAATTTTAGAAAAAATGCTAAAATGGAATTTTTAAATCATTCATTTGAATAA